A single genomic interval of Microbacterium sp. LWO14-1.2 harbors:
- the dapD gene encoding 2,3,4,5-tetrahydropyridine-2,6-dicarboxylate N-succinyltransferase: protein MTEARTVWGTGLSTIAGDGTVLDAWFPEVTTTAPTAGDAAAALLTLDAVAGPDERRNVTVETVQLHIDLDEAPTSTVDAYLRLHALSHLVVRPNELNLDGIFGHLPNVAWTNAGPMHPDDAARLRPLLQRAGIQVQGLDKFPRLTDYVQPAGVRIADASRVRLGAHLSPGTTVMHEGFVNFNAGTLGASMVEGRISQGVVVGDGSDIGGGSSIMGTLSGGGSHRVSIGARTLLGANAGIGISLGDDCVVEAGLYVTAGTKVVLVDAPATPGGGRPSVKGAELSGRDGLLFRRNSLSGAVEAVTRAGVGVTLNEALHA from the coding sequence ATGACTGAGGCGCGCACCGTGTGGGGTACTGGACTTTCGACGATCGCCGGTGACGGCACCGTGCTCGACGCCTGGTTCCCCGAGGTCACGACCACGGCGCCGACGGCGGGGGACGCCGCAGCCGCCCTCCTCACCCTGGACGCCGTCGCCGGACCGGACGAGCGCCGCAACGTGACCGTCGAGACCGTGCAGCTGCACATCGACCTCGACGAGGCCCCTACCTCGACGGTCGACGCCTACCTCCGTCTGCACGCCCTGTCGCATCTCGTCGTGCGTCCGAACGAGCTCAATCTCGACGGCATCTTCGGTCACCTGCCGAACGTCGCGTGGACGAACGCCGGACCGATGCATCCCGACGACGCGGCGCGACTCCGCCCGCTGCTGCAGCGCGCCGGCATCCAGGTGCAGGGACTCGACAAGTTCCCGCGGCTCACCGACTACGTGCAGCCCGCCGGCGTGCGCATCGCCGACGCCTCGCGAGTGCGACTCGGCGCCCACCTCTCGCCCGGCACGACGGTCATGCACGAGGGCTTCGTCAACTTCAACGCCGGCACGCTCGGCGCCTCGATGGTCGAGGGACGAATCTCGCAGGGCGTCGTGGTCGGTGACGGCAGCGACATCGGCGGCGGCTCCTCGATCATGGGCACGCTGTCCGGTGGCGGATCGCATCGCGTCTCGATCGGCGCGCGCACGCTCCTCGGCGCGAACGCCGGGATCGGCATCTCGCTCGGCGACGACTGCGTCGTCGAAGCGGGCCTCTACGTGACGGCGGGAACCAAGGTGGTCCTGGTCGACGCGCCGGCGACGCCCGGCGGCGGGCGTCCCTCCGTCAAGGGCGCGGAGCTGTCGGGGCGCGACGGTCTGCTGTTCCGTCGCAACTCGCTCAGCGGCGCCGTCGAGGCCGTCACGAGGGCCGGCGTCGGCGTCACTCTGAACGAGGCTCTGCACGCCTGA
- a CDS encoding DEAD/DEAH box helicase has translation MSSFLELGVPADLAAVLAASGKTEAFAIQRDTLPDSLAGRDLLGRGRTGSGKTIAFALPLVARLAASGRKRRSGLPRGLVLAPTRELATQIAATVAPLAEAAGLKVTTVFGGVSQRPQEQALNGGVDIVVACPGRLEDLMKQQVVRLSEIEVTVLDEADHMADLGFLPGVTRILNATPAGGQRLLFSATLDRGIDTLARRFLVNPVSHEVDEASVPVGEMTHRVLVVDSTENKTTLVRDLASGTGRRILFTRTKHQAKKLAKQLTAAGIPAVDLHGNLSQNARERNLGAFSSDPDDGGVRVLVATDVAARGVHVDNVDLVVHVDPPMEHKAYLHRSGRTARAGAAGTVVTVVLPEQRRDVKDLLRKAAISVALEEVTPAAVEQLVPERAPHVRPAPVQKQPQRQAPKQRPAGGERGAATTPPSRRRRRPRSGGQGQGGQGGQPQGGSRQGGRGRGGQGR, from the coding sequence ATGTCTTCCTTCCTCGAACTCGGCGTACCCGCCGACCTCGCCGCCGTCCTCGCCGCCTCGGGCAAGACGGAGGCGTTCGCCATCCAGCGCGACACGCTGCCCGACTCTCTCGCGGGCCGCGACCTGCTCGGCCGCGGCCGTACGGGCAGCGGCAAGACCATCGCGTTCGCGCTCCCCCTCGTCGCGCGCCTCGCCGCATCCGGCAGGAAGCGCCGTTCCGGCCTCCCCCGCGGACTCGTGCTGGCACCGACCCGCGAGCTCGCGACGCAGATCGCCGCGACCGTCGCTCCCCTCGCCGAGGCCGCGGGCCTGAAGGTCACCACCGTGTTCGGCGGTGTGAGCCAGCGTCCGCAGGAGCAGGCTCTGAACGGCGGCGTCGACATCGTCGTGGCCTGCCCTGGTCGCCTCGAGGACCTCATGAAGCAGCAGGTCGTGCGCCTGAGCGAGATCGAGGTCACCGTGCTCGACGAGGCCGACCACATGGCCGACCTGGGTTTCCTTCCCGGTGTCACCCGCATCCTGAACGCGACGCCCGCCGGCGGACAGCGACTGCTGTTCAGCGCGACGCTCGACCGCGGCATCGACACCCTCGCCCGCCGCTTCCTCGTGAACCCCGTGAGCCATGAGGTCGACGAGGCGAGCGTCCCGGTCGGCGAGATGACGCACCGCGTGCTCGTCGTGGACTCCACGGAGAACAAGACGACCCTCGTGCGCGATCTCGCCTCCGGCACCGGCCGCCGCATCCTCTTCACGCGCACCAAGCACCAGGCGAAGAAGCTCGCGAAGCAGCTCACCGCAGCCGGCATCCCCGCCGTCGACCTGCACGGCAACCTGTCCCAGAACGCGCGCGAGCGCAATCTCGGCGCCTTCTCGAGCGACCCCGACGACGGCGGTGTGCGCGTGCTCGTCGCGACCGACGTCGCAGCCCGCGGCGTGCACGTCGACAACGTCGACCTCGTGGTGCACGTCGACCCGCCCATGGAGCACAAGGCGTACCTGCACCGCTCCGGCCGTACGGCGCGTGCCGGTGCCGCAGGCACGGTCGTGACGGTGGTGCTGCCCGAGCAGCGCCGCGACGTCAAGGACCTGCTGCGCAAGGCCGCCATCTCCGTCGCGCTCGAAGAGGTCACGCCCGCTGCCGTCGAGCAGCTGGTTCCCGAGCGTGCACCGCACGTGCGCCCGGCACCCGTGCAGAAGCAGCCGCAGCGCCAGGCCCCGAAGCAGCGCCCGGCAGGCGGTGAGCGCGGTGCGGCCACGACGCCGCCGTCGCGTCGGCGCCGTCGTCCCCGCTCCGGCGGGCAGGGTCAGGGCGGCCAGGGCGGTCAGCCGCAGGGCGGCTCCCGTCAGGGCGGTCGCGGTCGCGGCGGTCAGGGGCGCTGA
- a CDS encoding citrate synthase has product MSAAADQQATAKLTIGETTAEFPVVRGTAGHDSIDFSTLTKQTGYTGLDYGFVNTASTKSEITFIDGDKGILRYRGYPIEQLAGKTSYLEVAWLLIYGELPSAAELAEFDEKIRRHTLLHEDLKRFFSALPHTAHPMSVLSSAVAALSTYYEGQTDPHNPEHVELNMVRMLAKLPVIAAYAHKKSVGQAFLYPDNSLGFVENFLKLNFGVNSEPYEINPVMTKALELLLILHEDHEQNASTSTVRLVGSTGANQFASISAGIQALSGPLHGGANEAVLTMLGQIRDSGQSVSRFVERVKNKEEGVKLMGFGHRVYKNYDPRAKLVKEAAGEVLAELGVTDPLLDLAQELEEIALADDYFKERRLYPNVDFYTGVIYKAMGFPTRMFTVLFAIGRLPGWLAQWRELQLDPQTKIGRPQQLYTGSVERTFQTR; this is encoded by the coding sequence GTGAGCGCAGCGGCAGACCAGCAGGCGACGGCGAAGCTGACGATCGGCGAGACCACCGCGGAGTTCCCCGTCGTGCGCGGCACGGCCGGACACGACAGCATCGACTTCTCGACGCTGACCAAGCAGACCGGCTACACCGGCCTGGACTACGGATTCGTGAACACCGCGTCGACGAAGTCGGAGATCACGTTCATCGACGGCGACAAGGGCATCCTGCGGTACCGCGGATATCCGATCGAGCAGCTCGCCGGCAAGACGAGCTACCTCGAGGTGGCCTGGCTCCTCATCTACGGTGAGCTGCCCTCGGCGGCCGAGCTCGCCGAGTTCGACGAGAAGATCCGTCGTCACACCCTGCTGCACGAAGACCTCAAGCGGTTCTTCTCCGCCCTGCCCCACACCGCGCACCCCATGTCGGTGCTGTCGTCGGCCGTCGCCGCGCTGTCGACCTACTACGAGGGCCAGACGGACCCGCACAACCCCGAGCACGTCGAGCTCAACATGGTGCGCATGCTCGCGAAGCTGCCGGTCATCGCCGCCTACGCGCACAAGAAGAGCGTCGGTCAGGCGTTCCTCTACCCCGACAACTCGCTCGGCTTCGTGGAGAACTTCCTCAAGCTGAACTTCGGCGTCAACTCCGAGCCGTACGAGATCAACCCGGTCATGACGAAGGCGCTGGAGCTCCTCCTCATCCTGCACGAGGACCACGAGCAGAACGCCTCGACCTCGACCGTCCGCCTCGTCGGCTCCACCGGCGCCAACCAGTTCGCGTCGATCTCCGCCGGCATCCAGGCTCTCTCCGGGCCCCTCCACGGCGGAGCGAACGAGGCCGTGCTCACGATGCTCGGCCAGATCCGCGATTCCGGTCAGAGCGTCTCGCGCTTCGTGGAGCGGGTGAAGAACAAGGAAGAGGGCGTCAAGCTCATGGGCTTCGGCCACCGGGTCTACAAGAACTACGACCCGCGCGCCAAGCTCGTGAAGGAGGCCGCTGGCGAGGTCCTCGCGGAGCTCGGCGTGACCGACCCGCTGCTCGATCTCGCGCAGGAGCTCGAGGAGATCGCGCTCGCGGACGATTACTTCAAGGAGCGTCGCCTCTACCCGAACGTCGACTTCTACACCGGCGTGATCTACAAGGCCATGGGATTCCCGACCCGCATGTTCACCGTGCTGTTCGCGATCGGCCGCCTTCCGGGCTGGCTCGCCCAGTGGCGCGAGCTGCAGCTCGACCCGCAGACGAAGATCGGCCGCCCGCAGCAGCTGTACACGGGATCGGTCGAGCGCACCTTCCAGACCCGCTGA
- the dapC gene encoding succinyldiaminopimelate transaminase, whose product MSVHDLADFPWDAVVPYRERAAQHPDGLVDLSVGSPVDPTPDLIRQALADATDAHAYPQTVGTSSLREAIVDWYARRRGVPDLTVDNVLPTIGSKELVALLPTLLGLGEGDIVVHPRVAYPTYEVGARVAGATPVAADDPAEWPEGARLIWINTPGNPDGRTWTVEELAAAVRRARELDAVLASDECYAELGWDGAWASETIPSVLDPRVTGGSRANLLSVYSLSKQSNLAGYRAAFLAGCARIVGDLLTARKHLGLMPPAPVQHAMAVALGDDEHVAAQKELYRERRDALRPALEAAGFRIDGSEAGLYLWATAGEDAWASMTRLADLGILAGPGSFYGASSGQHVRLALTAPTERVLEAARRLRASAL is encoded by the coding sequence GTGAGCGTCCACGACCTCGCCGACTTCCCCTGGGATGCGGTGGTCCCGTACCGCGAGCGCGCGGCGCAGCATCCTGACGGTCTCGTCGATCTGTCCGTCGGATCGCCCGTCGATCCCACGCCCGACCTGATCCGCCAGGCTCTCGCCGACGCGACCGATGCGCACGCCTACCCGCAGACCGTCGGCACGTCGTCGCTCCGCGAGGCGATCGTCGACTGGTACGCCCGTCGCAGGGGAGTGCCGGACCTCACCGTCGACAACGTGCTCCCCACGATCGGCTCCAAGGAGCTCGTGGCGCTCCTCCCGACGCTCCTCGGGCTCGGTGAGGGAGACATCGTCGTGCATCCGCGTGTGGCCTACCCGACGTACGAGGTGGGCGCGCGCGTCGCGGGAGCGACACCGGTCGCCGCCGACGATCCCGCCGAATGGCCGGAGGGCGCCAGACTCATCTGGATCAACACGCCGGGTAACCCCGACGGGCGCACCTGGACCGTCGAGGAGCTCGCCGCAGCGGTGCGCCGCGCGCGGGAGCTCGACGCCGTGCTCGCGAGCGACGAGTGCTATGCGGAGCTCGGCTGGGACGGAGCCTGGGCATCGGAGACGATCCCGTCGGTCCTCGACCCGCGGGTCACCGGTGGCAGCAGGGCCAACCTGCTGAGCGTCTACTCGCTGAGCAAGCAGTCGAACCTCGCCGGCTACCGGGCGGCGTTCCTCGCGGGTTGTGCCCGCATCGTGGGCGACCTCCTGACGGCCCGGAAGCACCTCGGGCTGATGCCTCCGGCTCCCGTGCAGCACGCGATGGCCGTCGCGCTCGGCGATGACGAGCACGTGGCCGCGCAGAAGGAGCTCTACCGCGAGCGCCGCGACGCCCTGCGCCCGGCTCTCGAGGCGGCGGGATTCCGCATCGACGGCTCCGAGGCCGGGCTGTATCTGTGGGCGACCGCGGGGGAGGACGCGTGGGCGAGCATGACCCGCCTGGCCGACCTCGGCATCCTCGCCGGTCCCGGCTCGTTCTACGGCGCCTCGTCCGGGCAGCACGTGCGCCTCGCGCTCACCGCGCCCACCGAGCGGGTGCTCGAGGCCGCGCGGCGTCTGCGCGCGTCGGCACTGTAG